In Streptomyces asoensis, a single genomic region encodes these proteins:
- a CDS encoding AbfB domain-containing protein translates to MPENKSRPPQEQPWESGWAPDTSRAPGTRRLWLAGGLAVATIVACVTAIALNDKPVEDTTASRQGQTLSDDETGGGLISFASPSATGSAAPAGSKSASPSPSASPSASSSPAAQGSPSPHAPGGSKASASATATRKPADPAPSGDRRSVQAVNYPDRYWHVSGGLVRLDAPRGSESRQDSTFTLVKGLSNSSCYSFATHDGTYLRHRDFVLRSERNDGSTLFKQDATFCPGYSGEQGAVLLQSVNYPNYALRHKNFQLRLDPWGYNTTNRADFSFRLVSPLG, encoded by the coding sequence ATGCCAGAAAACAAGTCCCGGCCGCCCCAGGAGCAACCCTGGGAGAGCGGCTGGGCCCCGGACACCTCCCGGGCCCCCGGAACACGACGCCTCTGGCTGGCCGGCGGACTCGCCGTCGCCACCATCGTGGCGTGCGTGACCGCAATAGCCCTCAACGACAAGCCCGTTGAGGACACGACCGCGTCCCGGCAGGGGCAGACGCTCTCGGACGACGAGACGGGGGGCGGTCTGATCTCCTTCGCCTCCCCCTCGGCGACCGGGTCGGCGGCACCGGCGGGGAGCAAGAGCGCCTCGCCGTCACCGTCGGCGTCCCCGTCCGCCTCGTCCTCCCCCGCGGCGCAGGGCAGTCCGTCCCCGCACGCCCCGGGCGGGTCGAAGGCCTCCGCGTCGGCGACGGCGACCAGGAAGCCGGCCGACCCGGCGCCGTCCGGCGACCGGCGGTCGGTGCAGGCGGTCAACTACCCCGACCGTTACTGGCATGTGAGCGGCGGTCTGGTGCGACTCGACGCGCCGCGCGGTTCGGAATCCCGCCAGGACTCCACCTTCACCCTGGTCAAGGGGCTGTCCAACAGCTCGTGCTATTCGTTCGCGACGCACGACGGCACGTACCTGCGCCACCGCGACTTCGTCCTGCGCTCCGAACGCAACGACGGTTCCACGCTGTTCAAGCAGGACGCCACCTTCTGCCCCGGGTACTCGGGGGAACAGGGCGCGGTGCTGCTCCAGTCGGTGAACTACCCCAACTACGCGTTGCGCCACAAGAA